Proteins encoded by one window of Candidatus Odinarchaeum yellowstonii:
- a CDS encoding RNA repair domain-containing protein, with product MRLKDLFNKLRWAPQFKNKIFKITYIHRGAPNDVQKITSDRINQICSSYFTYTNSSGEEVVIPYHRIITVIDEGSGEVLWVKRGYKAGYD from the coding sequence ATGAGGTTAAAAGATTTATTTAACAAATTAAGATGGGCCCCCCAGTTTAAAAATAAAATCTTCAAGATAACTTACATTCATAGAGGGGCGCCTAACGATGTTCAAAAAATAACCAGTGATCGGATTAATCAAATCTGCTCCTCTTATTTCACCTACACTAACAGCTCAGGTGAAGAGGTTGTGATACCCTACCACCGGATAATAACTGTTATAGATGAGGGTAGTGGAGAAGTTTTATGGGTGAAGAGAGGGTATAAGGCTGGTTATGATTAG
- the psmB gene encoding archaeal proteasome endopeptidase complex subunit beta yields the protein MAQELPEWVIGATTIGMVCSDGVVLASEKKLSLGTLIISKTVKKVFKITENIGAACAGLSSDFQALVRIIQAYANLYNLEVKKPITTRAAAKMMSNILFARKWIPLITETIVAGVDEAGPQLYTLDLIGSLIEDDFAAVGTGAKVAVGVLESKYRKNLTVVEGKELAILAVKTASERDIASGEGVDILTISKSGSEFSYTPLK from the coding sequence TTGGCGCAGGAACTACCTGAATGGGTGATTGGGGCTACAACCATAGGCATGGTGTGCTCCGATGGAGTGGTTTTAGCTTCTGAAAAAAAACTTTCTTTAGGGACTCTTATAATAAGTAAAACCGTGAAAAAAGTTTTTAAGATAACTGAGAATATCGGCGCAGCTTGCGCGGGTTTATCATCTGATTTTCAAGCTTTAGTGAGAATCATTCAAGCTTATGCTAATCTATACAATTTAGAGGTGAAGAAACCTATTACTACACGCGCCGCAGCTAAAATGATGTCTAACATCCTATTCGCTAGAAAATGGATTCCCCTCATCACTGAGACTATAGTGGCGGGGGTTGACGAGGCTGGCCCTCAACTTTACACACTTGATTTAATCGGCTCACTTATTGAAGACGATTTCGCCGCGGTTGGGACAGGTGCGAAAGTCGCGGTGGGTGTATTAGAATCAAAATACAGGAAAAATCTGACCGTCGTTGAAGGTAAAGAATTAGCTATACTAGCTGTAAAAACCGCTTCCGAGCGTGACATAGCTTCAGGTGAAGGGGTTGATATTTTAACGATTAGTAAATCCGGCTCAGAGTTCTCTTACACTCCGTTAAAATAA